Within the Flavobacterium sp. N502536 genome, the region AGGAGCGGCTCTTTCAAGGCAGTCTTTTACATCGCAGGTTTCGCAGGTTACGCCAACAATTCGCTTCACTAGTGGCTTTCCTTCAATGAATTTGAATTTCTTTTTCATGGTTGGATTAATTAAAATACCAACCGAAATACTGCGTATGTTGTCTTTGATGAAAGGATCTTTTGTGGCTGATGAAAAAACCAGATATTCATTTCCACTATGGATATAACTTGAGATCTGAGCATCAAAAAAGTGTGGTTTGTTTTGTTTGATAGCCTCGTCTATGGTTTTTACTGAAACCCATCTTCTGCAATAATGCTCGTTGGTTTCGTTGGCATGCGGTTCCTGCTGGTTGGTAATGTGCAACTCCTTTTTGATCTGATAAAAATCAGAGCCAATTTTGTGGGACATTCTTAAAAAGAATAAGTTCTTCAGGTGGAAATCCTTAGGAAGCAAATTGGTTAATCTTTGGTAAAAGGATTCCGGCGAAACTTCAAAACTTTCGATCAGCGTTACAAATTCTTCCGGATTTGGTTTTTCGTTATTTAAAAAGTCATTGATTTTACCTACGATCAATTGTCTCGGCAATAATAAAGCGCCTGCAAAGTAAGAGGCATAGAAATTATGCAATACCTGATCGAAATTCTCAAATTTAATCCAGCTGAACGTCAGTAAACGATCGGATAAATTCAGATAGTTATAGGCAATTTCTTTGGCCAGAATGAAGGCTTTCTGCGGATCGTCAATTTCGGTTGAAAGTAGCAGCGTTTTGCTTTTTGGTACGTAGATGGAGCGTAGATCTTCTAAGGCTTCCTGATCGGTAAAGGCAATTTCTTTTATCGTATAATCAAATTCCTCTTTAAGAATGGCTTCGAGCTCTTTAATCGATATTTTAGAATCTAAATTAATCTGGAAGGACTTAGAAAAAGCAATGACCTTCTCTTCTAAATCTTCAAAATAATTACTGTGTGCTTCCTGATAGGAGCGTAAAGCCGCTAAGAAAAAACTTTCCCGGCTCAGATTGTAATGCTGTGCAATTTCGATAATGGTACTGATAAAGGCATTGACCTTGGCAGGGGCATTGGCAATAATATCAATTAAATCTGCCTCCTGAATCCCAAAAAGTTCGAGGGGAATCTCTTTTAAAATACCCGATTTTAAGATTTCTCCAATCGGGGCGAGGTTGTTATCGAGCTTTAACGAAACCATTTGGTCGTAAGTAACGTCCAGATGTTCGCATAAAAGTAAAATTTTATCTGTTTTAGGATATTTTTTTCCTTTCTCAATTTCGTTTAAATACGATTTTGAAAGGTTGGTCAATTTGGCCAGGCCAAAAAGAGAAAGGTTTTTCTGGGTGCGGACCTGCTTGAGTTTTAGCCCAAAAATCAGCTTTATATAGTCTTTTTCGATATCCATAATATCAAATGTAAGTAATCTAAAAATAATCGCCAAAAAAATATTTTTTAAATTTAGCGAACGTTCGCTTGTTTTGTAAAAAACTTTTTTCTAATATTGTGGTGTAGAAAATATTAACCGTCAGATTGTTATGATTGGTGTTGTCTTGTAAGGGCAGAAAAAGACCAACGATTGATAACTGATTAAAAGCAGTAGCTATGAAAAACCAATTAGAGATTACCGAGACGGCAATGGAGTTTTTGGCCGAAAAGAAGCTTTCCTATCCAAAGATCTGGACAGAAGAAGCGATTGTTTTTATAACCGATTTACATCGAAAATTCGAGTCGCAACGAAAATTATTGTTGTTGCAGCGCGAACAAAAACAAACCGCTTTTGATCAGGGAGTCATGCCGTCTTTTCCTTCAGAAACTAAAACCGTCAGAGAAAGTAATTGGGTGGCTGGAGAAATTCCAAAAGATTTACTGGATCGTAGAGTAGAGATAACAGGGCCTGTTGATCGTAAAATGATTATCAACGCCTTGAATTCGGGAGCCAAAACTTTTATGGCAGATTTTGAAGACAGTACTTCTCCGACCTGGAAAAATTTAATGGATGGACAGGTGAATTTGATTGATGCGGTTAATAAAACGATTTCCTATACCGATTTGGTTAAACACAAATCATATCACTTAAATGAAAAGATTGCGACATTGATCGTACGCCCACGTGGATTGCATTTGCCGGAAAAACATCTTTCGATTGATGGAAATTCGGTTTCAGGTTCTTTGGTAGATTTTGGGTTGTATGTTTTTCATAATCACAAAAGGCTTTTAGAAAATAACTCAGGACCATATTTCTATATTCCAAAATTAGAGCATTACCTGGAAGCGCGCTGGTGGAATACGGTAATTGATTTTACCGAAGATTATCTGAAGTTAGAAAGAGGAACGATAAAAGTGACGGTTTTAATTGAAACTATTACAGCAAGTTTTCAACTGGATGAGATTATTTATGAATTGAAAGAACATATCGTAGGCTTGAATTGTGGTCGTTGGGATTATATTTTCTCTTACATTAAAAAATTCCGCAAGCATCCTAAGTTTATTGTTCCGGATCGCGATCAGGTAAATATGACTTCGCCTTTTATGAATGCCTATTCGAATCTGGTGATTCAAAGATGTCACAAACGCGGTATTCATGCAATTGGAGGAATGGCTGCTCAAATTCCGATTAAGAATAATGAGGAAGCGAATGCAGTCGCTTTTGCAAAGGTAAAAACCGACAAGGAACGTGAAGTAAAAAATGGTCATGACGGAACCTGGGTAGCGCATCCGGATTTGGTTTCACTGGCTAAAAATGTTTTTGATGCCGGAATGCCAACACCAAATCAAATTCATGTTAAAAGAGAATATCGCAAAATAACAGAGGCAGATTTGATCGAACCGCCGATAGGGATTATAACAGAAAACGGTGTTCGCAAAAATATTAATGTTGGAGTGCTGTATTTGGCTTCATGGCTGAACGGACAAGGTGCTGCGGCTTTGCACAACCTGATGGAAGATGCTGCGACGGCCGAAATTTCGAGATCGCAATTGTGGCAATGGCTTCAGAATAAAGTGGTTTTGGATAATGGACGAAAATTAGATTTGGCCTATTATCATGAATTGGCTTTAGAGGAATTTCAAAAGATTAAAAATGAATTAGGAGAAGAAATTCATGAAAAACAACAATTTCCATTAGCAGAAAAAGTACTGGAAAGATTAGTAGTAAATACTGATTTCGTTGACTTTTTGACGATTCCCTGCTACAAATATTTATAAAAACGCTGCGCTGATAATTAAAAATCTGCGTAAAAAAAAACTTACACGAGTCTCAGCTGAAACTAAAAACTGCGACTGAAAACTATTTACTTACTAACCAACTTAACTATATTACTTATGAAAACAACAGAAGACAGAATTCAGGAATTGATTAACGATTGGATCACGAACCCAAGGTGGAAAGGTGTTGAACGTCCGTATACCGCTACAGAGGTGGTTACGCTTCAGGGCTCTTATCATATTGAGCATTCTATTGCTAAAATGGGGGCGGAGAAATTATGGAGAAAGTTAAAAAGTCAGGATTATGTTGCTGGTTTGGGTGCTTTAACAGGAAATCAGGCGATTCAGGAAGTCGATGCTGGTTTAGAAGCGATTTATTTGAGCGGCTGGCAGGTAGCAGCCGATGCAAATTTGGCAGGAGAAATGTATCCTGACCAATCACTTTACCCAGTGAATAGTGTACCGATGGTGGTTAAAAAAATTAACAGTGCCTTGTTGAGAGCTGATCAGATTCAGGTAGTAAACCAGGTTGAAGATAAAAAAGATTATTTGGTTCCGATTGTGGCCGATGCGGAAGCAGGTTTTGGTGGGAATCTAAATGCATTCGAATTGATGAAATCGATGATTGAGGCAGGAGCTTCAGGGGTTCATTTTGAGGATCAGTTGAGCTCTGCTAAAAAATGCGGGCACTTAGGCGGAAAAGTTTTGGTACCTACTCAGGAGGCGATTAACAAATTGATCGCAGCCCGTTTAGCGGCAGATGTTATGGGGGTTTCAACACTGATTGTGGCAAGAACAGATGCTGATGCAGCTAATTTGCTAACGAGTGATGCCGATCCTAGAGATGCAAAATTTATTACCGGAGAAAAGACCAATGAAGGCTTTTTCTATGTAAACAGCGGAATCGATCAGGGAATTGCAAGAGGATTAAGTTATGCGCCTTATGCCGATTTGATTTGGATGGAGACCAGTAATCCTGATTTGGTTTATGCTAAGAAGTTTGCCGATGCAATGAAAAAAGAGTTTCCGGGTAAAATGCTGGCTTACAATTGTTCTCCATCTTTCAACTGGGCTGCAAAATTATCAGTAGCAGAAATGGAAACTTTCAGAGAAGATCTGGCAGCTATGGGATATAAATTTCAGTTCATTACTCTGGCAGGATTCCATGCTTTGAATACTAGTATGTTCGAATTGTCAAAAGCGTATAAAGAACGCGGTATGGCAGGATATTCTGAATTGCAGGAAAGAGAATTTGCTTTGCAGCAAAACGGATTCAGAGCTGTAAAACATCAGGCTTTTGTAGGTACTTCTTATTTTGATGCAGTTCAGAATACAGTAACCATCGGGAGGTCTTCGACTACTGCAATGAAACACTCTACGGAGGTTGAGCAATTTTAATTCAAAAGAAAAACCAGTTCATCGAACTGGTTTTCTTTTTTTATCTCCTAATCTGTGGCTATTTTTTTAAAAGCCTGGCTTTCATTTTGCTGAAAAATTCAGGTGTGACACCAATAAAAGAAGCGATTTGTTTTTGAGGAACTTTATACACCAGTGTGCCATATTTAGCGCAAAATTTCTCAAAACGTTCTTCTGCTGTCAGACTTAAATTATCCATTAAGCGCTGTTGATTGGCAACCA harbors:
- the aceA gene encoding isocitrate lyase gives rise to the protein MKTTEDRIQELINDWITNPRWKGVERPYTATEVVTLQGSYHIEHSIAKMGAEKLWRKLKSQDYVAGLGALTGNQAIQEVDAGLEAIYLSGWQVAADANLAGEMYPDQSLYPVNSVPMVVKKINSALLRADQIQVVNQVEDKKDYLVPIVADAEAGFGGNLNAFELMKSMIEAGASGVHFEDQLSSAKKCGHLGGKVLVPTQEAINKLIAARLAADVMGVSTLIVARTDADAANLLTSDADPRDAKFITGEKTNEGFFYVNSGIDQGIARGLSYAPYADLIWMETSNPDLVYAKKFADAMKKEFPGKMLAYNCSPSFNWAAKLSVAEMETFREDLAAMGYKFQFITLAGFHALNTSMFELSKAYKERGMAGYSELQEREFALQQNGFRAVKHQAFVGTSYFDAVQNTVTIGRSSTTAMKHSTEVEQF
- the aceB gene encoding malate synthase A, which encodes MKNQLEITETAMEFLAEKKLSYPKIWTEEAIVFITDLHRKFESQRKLLLLQREQKQTAFDQGVMPSFPSETKTVRESNWVAGEIPKDLLDRRVEITGPVDRKMIINALNSGAKTFMADFEDSTSPTWKNLMDGQVNLIDAVNKTISYTDLVKHKSYHLNEKIATLIVRPRGLHLPEKHLSIDGNSVSGSLVDFGLYVFHNHKRLLENNSGPYFYIPKLEHYLEARWWNTVIDFTEDYLKLERGTIKVTVLIETITASFQLDEIIYELKEHIVGLNCGRWDYIFSYIKKFRKHPKFIVPDRDQVNMTSPFMNAYSNLVIQRCHKRGIHAIGGMAAQIPIKNNEEANAVAFAKVKTDKEREVKNGHDGTWVAHPDLVSLAKNVFDAGMPTPNQIHVKREYRKITEADLIEPPIGIITENGVRKNINVGVLYLASWLNGQGAAALHNLMEDAATAEISRSQLWQWLQNKVVLDNGRKLDLAYYHELALEEFQKIKNELGEEIHEKQQFPLAEKVLERLVVNTDFVDFLTIPCYKYL
- a CDS encoding helix-turn-helix domain-containing protein: MDIEKDYIKLIFGLKLKQVRTQKNLSLFGLAKLTNLSKSYLNEIEKGKKYPKTDKILLLCEHLDVTYDQMVSLKLDNNLAPIGEILKSGILKEIPLELFGIQEADLIDIIANAPAKVNAFISTIIEIAQHYNLSRESFFLAALRSYQEAHSNYFEDLEEKVIAFSKSFQINLDSKISIKELEAILKEEFDYTIKEIAFTDQEALEDLRSIYVPKSKTLLLSTEIDDPQKAFILAKEIAYNYLNLSDRLLTFSWIKFENFDQVLHNFYASYFAGALLLPRQLIVGKINDFLNNEKPNPEEFVTLIESFEVSPESFYQRLTNLLPKDFHLKNLFFLRMSHKIGSDFYQIKKELHITNQQEPHANETNEHYCRRWVSVKTIDEAIKQNKPHFFDAQISSYIHSGNEYLVFSSATKDPFIKDNIRSISVGILINPTMKKKFKFIEGKPLVKRIVGVTCETCDVKDCLERAAPPIALEKKKRHENTDAVVQQFISQYS